From Asterias amurensis chromosome 3, ASM3211899v1, a single genomic window includes:
- the LOC139934530 gene encoding monocarboxylate transporter 13-like, which yields MKKGIVAADKREDGGWGWAIVGGTFFALFIRVSTVKVLAVLLPSIRDDLEIDTSVIGWVISAMLTLSDFTALPAAWMCTRCGHRLVVMTGGLLVSVGLIFCSLSMGVWSLLSPLVLAGVGMGLVENPTISMVTVYFNERYATATSLALTSIPIGIMVAPLMTQFLLDTYGWRGALLMWGGISLHMSVCGALLRPVATVDSADGDIVVSPVTDGSCKARWKQFVRASHMYLLKDFSFFTILCILCCERLCFMAWMIYLVPHAIQEGLTPYQAASLPLGAGFANFFGKVIQGLFVDSKLVTSNSLLCATAFVAGLCLMLDPLAGTFAGRFVLGVVYGLAVGTLFPLGVTVLKDLVGESRFILALGWCTFIMGMLRMPMGFIPGLLYDVSGSYDASFISLGAVEMLPVPLLIIDLIRRRSRWFQSRRDARRDDYEMLLGDSVGSSSLGEQ from the exons ATGAAGAAGGGAATCGTCGCAGCAGACAAGCGGGAGGACGGTGGGTGGGGCTGGGCCATCGTAGGTGGTACTTTCTTCGCGTTGTTCATCAGGGTCTCTACTGTGAAGGTACTCGCAGTTCTCCTGCCGAGCATCAGGGACGATCTGGAGATAGATACATCGGTTATTGGTTGGGTTATTAGTGCGATGCTGACGCTATCTGACTTCACAG CTCTTCCAGCGGCTTGGATGTGTACGCGATGCGGTCACCGCCTGGTGGTGATGACGGGTGGATTGCTCGTCAGTGTCGGCCTCATATTCTGCTCTCTGAGCATGGGGGTTTGGTCTCTTCTGTCCCCGCTCGTTTTGGCAG GTGTTGGCATGGGCCTGGTAGAGAATCCAACTATCTCCATGGTCACCGTTTACTTCAACGAAAGGTACGCCACAGCTACCAGTCTCGCATTGACCTCCATCCCAATCGGCATCATGGTGGCCCCACTCATGACGCAGTTCCTCTTAGACACCTACGGATGGAGAGGGGCACTGCTCATGTGGGGTGGAATATCGCTCCATATGTCGGTATGTGGAGCTCTGCTAAGACCGGTCGCTACCGTGGACTCAGCAGACGGTGATATCGTGGTGTCTCCCGTAACAGACGGGAGTTGCAAAGCGCGCTGGAAGCAGTTCGTGCGGGCAAGCCACATGTACCTTCTCAAAGACTTCAGTTTCTTCACTATTCTGTGCATCCTGTGCTGTGAGAGATTGTGTTTTATGGCGTGGATGATCTACCTTGTTCCTCATGCCATCCAGGAAGGGCTGACTCCATACCAGGCCGCCTCGCTGCCCTTGGGCGCAGGCTTCGCTAACTTCTTCGGTAAGGTCATACAAGGTTTGTTCGTGGACAGTAAACTCGTCACGTCAAACTCTTTGCTCTGTGCCACTGCTTTTGTAGCGGGTCTATGCCTGATGTTGGACCCACTGGCCGGTACCTTTGCCGGTCGGTTCGTCTTGGGGGTTGTATACGGCCTGGCCGTAGGTACTCTATTCCCACTCGGTGTCACGGTCCTCAAGGACCTGGTTGGAGAGAGTAGGTTCATCCTGGCGCTTGGTTGGTGTACATTTATAATGGGGATGCTTCGGATGCCTATGGGATTCATTCCAG GTTTGCTGTATGACGTCAGCGGCAGCTACGACGCGTCGTTCATCAGTCTGGGGGCCGTAGAGATGCTACCAGTCCCTCTGTTGATCATTGACCTAATACGTCGGCGTAGCAGGTGGTTCCAATCGAGACGAGACGCCCGGAGAGACGACTACGAGATGCTCCTTGGTGACTCCGTGGGCAGCAGCTCGTTGGGGGAACAGTGA